A genomic region of Ewingella sp. CoE-038-23 contains the following coding sequences:
- a CDS encoding FliA/WhiG family RNA polymerase sigma factor produces MQADYSTAESPLSGFQDVPLLTPQQESLYLQNYLPLVKRVVRQLSPQCSAVLDKQDMEQIALMGLLDALRRYGQPDHGFGGYAVFRIRGSILDALREMDWRPRRLRQQVHQTHDDIKALEKSLGREPTFSDISSALHLSAEEYHEYLQLESARTLASLDELLDNGQEDIGSRSRKLEEEFVTQETLREAINKLEPREQTILALYYQKELSLKEISVVLNISEGRVCQINKIIAEKIKQHFCGDSCV; encoded by the coding sequence ATGCAAGCTGACTATTCAACGGCTGAGTCACCCCTATCCGGATTTCAGGATGTGCCGCTATTAACGCCGCAGCAGGAGAGCCTCTACCTGCAAAATTATCTGCCGCTGGTGAAGCGCGTCGTTAGGCAGCTCAGCCCTCAGTGTAGTGCGGTACTCGACAAGCAGGATATGGAGCAAATCGCGCTGATGGGGCTACTGGACGCGCTGCGCCGCTACGGTCAGCCAGACCACGGCTTCGGCGGCTATGCGGTGTTTCGCATTCGCGGATCGATTCTTGATGCCCTGCGTGAAATGGACTGGCGGCCGCGCCGTCTGCGCCAGCAGGTGCATCAAACCCATGATGACATTAAGGCGCTGGAGAAGAGTCTGGGACGTGAACCAACCTTCAGTGATATCTCGAGCGCGCTGCATCTAAGCGCAGAGGAATATCATGAATATCTGCAATTGGAGAGCGCGCGAACGCTAGCGAGTCTGGATGAGTTACTGGACAACGGACAGGAAGACATTGGCTCCAGAAGCAGAAAACTGGAAGAGGAATTTGTCACTCAGGAAACGCTACGCGAGGCGATAAATAAGCTTGAGCCTCGCGAGCAAACTATTCTGGCGCTCTATTACCAGAAAGAGTTAAGTCTTAAAGAGATCTCCGTCGTGCTGAATATTTCAGAAGGCCGAGTTTGTCAGATTAATAAAATTATCGCCGAAAAAATAAAACAGCATTTTTGCGGCGACTCATGCGTTTAA
- the motA gene encoding flagellar motor stator protein MotA, with amino-acid sequence MQKLIGGLIVLLCVFGGYMSAGGEIIAIWQPAEIVIILGAGLGAMVIANPVHVLKDIWHQLKAVFGKRDTGEEFQRQLLITLYELLEMVQNGGLRVLDQHIENPAESELFLKYPMILKQSRLVGFISDNFRLMAMGKINEHELEGILEQELAAIEEEMLAPSKALQRIGEAMPGFGICAAVLGIIITMSSIDGSIAMIGLHVAAALVGTFLGVFFSYCFMDPLASAMDSQAKSELSMLECVRTVLVAHAAGKPTLLAVDAGRKLLHLASKPTFANLDAWVNAMVEQEE; translated from the coding sequence ATGCAAAAGCTCATCGGTGGACTCATCGTTTTACTCTGTGTTTTTGGTGGATATATGTCCGCAGGTGGCGAAATTATTGCAATATGGCAGCCTGCCGAAATCGTCATTATTCTCGGAGCCGGTTTAGGGGCCATGGTTATCGCTAACCCGGTCCATGTATTAAAAGATATTTGGCATCAATTAAAAGCCGTATTTGGTAAACGCGATACCGGAGAAGAGTTTCAGCGTCAGTTATTAATTACACTGTATGAGCTGCTGGAAATGGTGCAAAACGGCGGTCTTCGCGTGCTGGATCAGCATATTGAAAACCCAGCTGAGAGTGAGCTATTTCTTAAATACCCAATGATCCTCAAACAGTCTCGCTTGGTGGGCTTTATCTCGGATAACTTCCGCCTAATGGCCATGGGTAAAATCAACGAGCACGAGCTGGAAGGGATTCTGGAGCAGGAGCTGGCGGCCATTGAAGAAGAGATGCTGGCCCCGTCGAAAGCCCTTCAGCGTATCGGCGAAGCGATGCCGGGCTTTGGTATTTGCGCGGCGGTGCTGGGTATCATCATCACCATGTCCTCTATTGACGGCTCTATCGCCATGATTGGTCTACACGTGGCGGCGGCGCTGGTGGGGACCTTCCTCGGCGTCTTCTTCAGCTACTGCTTTATGGATCCCCTCGCCAGCGCGATGGATTCACAGGCCAAGTCTGAACTCTCAATGCTGGAGTGCGTGCGTACCGTGCTGGTAGCGCATGCAGCAGGCAAACCCACCCTGCTGGCAGTGGATGCCGGGCGTAAGTTGCTGCATCTGGCCTCTAAACCGACGTTCGCCAATCTGGATGCTTGGGTGAATGCGATGGTGGAGCAGGAAGAATAA
- the lafU gene encoding putative lateral flagellar export/assembly protein LafU → MKKSGRPTVHTTIIKRSGKKHHGGHHGGAWKVAFADFTLAMMALFMVLWIVSSVNQKEREEIVAALHDQSIFKGNVFAPLSSIGKNNSVIAKPLPVTYKEPQKTPPVIEKPKPTPPKPEEKPPVNVRQQEVNAADKMDALSSKKSARELSELAANINTIAKKNHMEANLEIEVIPQGLRVLIQDGHDRDMFQRGSASLTPFFRTLLTELAPTFNNIDNKIIISGHTDAVMYKNQAMYNNWNLSGDRALVARRVLEQAGLAKGKVLQVNAMSDQMLLDPKNPESARNRRIEIMVLTKTASDSLYEFFGDRGDKVVEPLTQKIEKREGLSTSTPTSAE, encoded by the coding sequence ATGAAAAAGTCCGGACGCCCTACGGTCCACACCACCATCATCAAACGCTCCGGTAAGAAGCACCACGGCGGGCATCACGGCGGCGCGTGGAAAGTGGCTTTTGCCGACTTTACCCTGGCGATGATGGCCCTGTTTATGGTGTTGTGGATTGTCAGCTCAGTTAACCAAAAAGAGCGCGAAGAGATTGTCGCCGCGCTGCATGACCAGTCGATTTTCAAAGGCAATGTGTTTGCCCCCCTTAGCTCGATTGGCAAGAACAATTCTGTTATCGCCAAGCCGCTGCCGGTGACCTATAAAGAGCCGCAAAAAACGCCGCCGGTCATTGAGAAACCTAAGCCGACGCCGCCAAAACCGGAAGAAAAGCCGCCGGTGAATGTGCGCCAGCAAGAGGTGAACGCCGCCGACAAGATGGACGCGCTAAGCAGCAAAAAATCGGCCCGCGAGCTGAGTGAACTGGCGGCCAATATCAACACCATCGCCAAGAAAAACCATATGGAAGCCAATTTGGAGATTGAAGTGATCCCGCAGGGCTTGCGAGTACTGATTCAGGACGGCCATGATCGCGATATGTTCCAGCGCGGCAGCGCCAGCCTGACGCCGTTCTTCCGCACCTTGCTGACCGAATTGGCGCCGACCTTCAACAACATTGATAACAAAATCATTATCAGCGGCCACACGGACGCGGTGATGTACAAAAACCAGGCGATGTACAACAACTGGAATCTGTCCGGTGACCGCGCACTGGTGGCACGTCGCGTGCTAGAGCAGGCCGGCCTTGCCAAAGGCAAAGTGCTACAGGTTAACGCTATGTCCGATCAGATGCTGCTGGACCCGAAAAATCCAGAAAGCGCTCGCAATCGCCGGATAGAAATCATGGTGCTAACCAAAACCGCGTCAGATTCGCTGTATGAATTCTTTGGCGATCGCGGCGATAAAGTGGTCGAGCCGCTGACGCAAAAAATAGAGAAGCGGGAGGGGCTGTCGACATCGACTCCGACGTCCGCAGAGTAA
- a CDS encoding C40 family peptidase, whose amino-acid sequence MNIFSLICEPSVLLPTLHEPGASTARRLLAAFVMSGCLLLAMTPLRAIAAPTQRSQVVKKKVHKVSSKPKITSNKKTPAPTVKLSFAAQQRAKNRELLMHHPVKVVATSYGDKPLKTASTSNLHSSAAQRQANRQLIAQHPDWFSHQKRESVAPEALGSDSIALAYRDHLQQTTQKAMSTLMKQLGKPYVWGGTSPRIGFDCSGLVYFAYHGLLTEGMPRTANGMYRRARGKTITQSQLRRGDLIFFHIHTQQNADHVGVYLGDGKFIESPRTGEDIRISTLNEPFWQDHYLGAKRVLTPETII is encoded by the coding sequence ATGAATATCTTCAGCCTGATATGTGAACCTTCGGTGCTCTTGCCGACGCTGCATGAGCCGGGGGCCTCAACGGCGCGTCGCCTGCTGGCTGCTTTTGTGATGAGCGGCTGTCTGCTGCTGGCGATGACGCCGCTGCGCGCCATCGCCGCGCCGACCCAGCGTAGTCAGGTGGTGAAGAAGAAGGTGCACAAAGTCAGCAGTAAACCCAAGATAACCAGTAACAAGAAAACCCCTGCGCCGACGGTGAAGCTAAGCTTCGCCGCCCAGCAGCGGGCCAAAAATCGTGAGCTGCTGATGCACCATCCGGTCAAGGTGGTAGCGACCAGCTACGGCGATAAGCCGCTGAAAACGGCCAGCACCTCAAACCTGCACAGCTCGGCGGCGCAGCGGCAGGCTAATCGCCAACTTATCGCCCAACATCCCGACTGGTTTAGCCATCAGAAACGGGAAAGCGTAGCTCCCGAGGCGCTAGGCAGCGACAGCATTGCGCTGGCTTATCGCGACCATCTGCAACAGACCACGCAAAAAGCCATGTCGACCCTGATGAAACAGTTGGGGAAACCCTATGTCTGGGGAGGAACCTCGCCGAGAATTGGCTTTGATTGCAGCGGATTGGTCTACTTCGCCTACCATGGCCTGCTGACGGAAGGGATGCCGCGCACCGCCAACGGCATGTATCGCCGAGCCAGAGGCAAGACCATTACTCAGAGCCAGTTAAGGCGCGGAGATCTGATCTTCTTCCACATCCATACCCAGCAAAACGCCGACCATGTGGGCGTTTATCTCGGCGACGGCAAATTTATTGAATCGCCGAGAACCGGCGAGGATATTCGCATTAGCACTCTGAATGAGCCTTTCTGGCAGGATCACTATCTCGGTGCCAAACGGGTGCTGACACCGGAAACCATTATCTAA
- a CDS encoding GntR family transcriptional regulator — protein sequence MTETYEFLNNVPVNQQIYRTLRQDIVTCAIPPGALLSEKEISSRFNVSRQPVREAFIKLAEAGLVQVLPQRGTFVMKISAKRVADGRFIREAVETAVVRRAASVATDNDLLILEHNLQRQRLAAKSQQTQEFLLLDDEFHRSIAQIIDCRLAWETVEHIKATMDRVRFLTLSKVSPPESLIEQHDNILSALKARNPDAAERAMRIHLQEMISTITPIAEQNHDWFDAE from the coding sequence ATGACTGAAACTTACGAATTTCTCAATAATGTGCCGGTTAACCAGCAGATCTACCGCACCCTGCGTCAGGATATTGTCACTTGCGCGATCCCCCCCGGCGCCCTGTTATCGGAGAAAGAGATTTCGTCGCGGTTCAACGTGTCGCGCCAGCCGGTGCGCGAAGCCTTTATTAAGCTGGCGGAAGCAGGCTTGGTGCAGGTGTTGCCGCAGCGCGGCACCTTTGTGATGAAGATTTCAGCCAAGCGCGTCGCCGATGGCCGTTTTATTCGCGAAGCCGTGGAAACCGCCGTGGTGCGCCGCGCGGCGAGTGTCGCCACTGACAATGACCTGTTGATACTGGAGCACAATTTGCAGCGCCAGCGGCTGGCGGCGAAGAGCCAACAAACGCAGGAGTTCTTGCTGTTAGATGATGAGTTTCATCGCTCAATCGCGCAGATCATTGATTGCCGCCTGGCATGGGAAACGGTGGAGCATATTAAGGCGACTATGGACCGCGTACGCTTCCTGACGCTGAGCAAAGTCTCGCCGCCGGAGAGCCTGATTGAGCAGCACGACAACATTCTTAGCGCGCTGAAAGCCCGCAATCCTGACGCTGCCGAGCGCGCGATGCGTATTCACCTGCAAGAGATGATTTCCACCATCACGCCGATTGCCGAGCAGAACCACGATTGGTTTGATGCGGAGTAA
- a CDS encoding Ppx/GppA phosphatase family protein, whose protein sequence is MNKILHGVIGLTLACGVFTTLPVAAAVKSCIENRAGIDMGSGSTKIQVTQVDVCQHRLGKVLYEDQRPVGFNADLAKSTNNQLSEAIQQQGVAALSEMVKKAESFRPTRVTGVATAVFRTASNGQQVIDRFNQQAHVNLKIITQQREAELGFQSAKAALNEPNVKDEDLLVWDIGGGSMQMTSYHEQAGKPSVEVYQGKLASVTLKDFITNVLQNKDLAADSTPNPIGSLRNTVLRYVNFYARTHVSAQMKKDAQTKRVIGIGGVHGFSIKSQVHLHNNSYGLADLEQASKNNVWKGDSELKGDYRATDVSNLLLVEGYMQALNIPQVTVVKASLIQGILLQ, encoded by the coding sequence ATGAATAAAATTTTGCACGGAGTAATAGGGCTGACGCTGGCCTGTGGCGTTTTCACCACCTTGCCGGTGGCGGCGGCGGTCAAGAGCTGTATTGAGAATCGTGCCGGGATAGATATGGGGTCCGGCAGCACCAAGATTCAGGTGACGCAGGTGGATGTGTGCCAGCATCGGCTGGGTAAGGTGCTGTATGAAGATCAGCGCCCGGTGGGTTTTAACGCCGATTTGGCGAAATCGACCAATAACCAGCTGAGCGAGGCGATCCAGCAGCAGGGCGTCGCCGCGCTGTCTGAGATGGTGAAGAAGGCCGAAAGCTTCAGGCCAACCCGCGTGACCGGCGTAGCGACGGCGGTATTCCGCACGGCGTCTAACGGCCAGCAGGTGATTGATCGCTTCAACCAGCAGGCACATGTGAATTTGAAGATTATCACTCAGCAGCGGGAAGCCGAGCTGGGATTCCAGTCTGCCAAGGCCGCGCTGAATGAGCCAAATGTCAAAGATGAGGATCTGCTGGTGTGGGATATTGGCGGGGGATCGATGCAGATGACCTCCTACCACGAGCAGGCGGGCAAACCCTCAGTGGAGGTTTATCAGGGCAAGCTGGCCTCGGTCACGCTGAAAGACTTCATCACTAATGTGCTACAGAACAAAGATTTAGCGGCTGATAGCACGCCAAACCCCATTGGCTCGCTGCGCAATACCGTGCTGCGTTATGTCAATTTCTATGCTCGCACCCATGTCAGCGCGCAGATGAAAAAGGATGCCCAGACCAAACGGGTGATTGGCATTGGCGGCGTGCACGGCTTCTCTATCAAGAGTCAGGTGCATTTGCACAACAACAGCTATGGCCTTGCTGACCTCGAGCAGGCGTCGAAAAATAACGTCTGGAAAGGGGATTCTGAGTTAAAAGGTGACTACCGCGCGACCGACGTCAGCAACCTGTTGCTGGTAGAAGGTTACATGCAGGCGCTGAATATCCCTCAGGTTACCGTGGTGAAAGCCAGTCTAATTCAGGGTATTTTGTTGCAGTAA
- a CDS encoding prolyl oligopeptidase family serine peptidase — MTVGKKELVAVQDQDDFIWLEGIRDQPALEWAEQQNPKTTAQFATGEDFERIRQQVLTGLNSPAQIPGITKHGEHWYNFWQDEKNPRGLLRRTTLEEYRKAEPTWETVLDIDALGAAEGQDWVYHGMLHLKPDYRRALLVLSPDGGDASAVREFDLQTLSFVEDGFNLPVAKSLISWIDHDHLFVATDFGEDSMTTSGYPRTVKIWQRGTPLSAAVTQFSAQKSDMMALGYHADSTGFEQDFIIRVIDFYRREAFLIDAEQGLVAVDLPADAKFSLWREWMIVEPSSEWQVGGETYPSGSLLAIDFADFMAGKRQMTRLFVPGETTALSGYSSTRDHFIISVTQDVVNQLEVLTPREGEWLRESIGDAPDLSEIQIYGIDEETNDYFMTVSGFLQPTTLYIGSLDDSQSPPEVLKQDPAHFDASGYQVSQHFAQSDDGTRVPYFVVSSKEVVYDGKNPTLLYGYGGFEISLTPYYLGTSGLSWLNRGGVYVLANIRGGGEYGPRWHQAALKENRLRAYEDFSSVAKALIASNITSAKHLAAEGGSNGGLLVGNMLTLYPELFGAIVCEVALLDMQRYTQISAGASWIAEYGDPAIPEEWAFIRQFSPYHNLDAGKKYPPILITTATSDDRVGPGHARKMAAKMQQLGIPDVWFFENTEGGHSAAADKAQSAFKGAMVSEFLLHYIGRDAH, encoded by the coding sequence ATGACAGTAGGAAAAAAAGAGTTAGTCGCAGTTCAAGATCAGGATGATTTTATCTGGCTGGAGGGCATTCGCGACCAGCCTGCGCTGGAGTGGGCAGAGCAGCAAAACCCGAAAACCACCGCGCAGTTCGCCACTGGCGAAGATTTCGAGCGCATTCGCCAGCAGGTGCTGACCGGCCTGAACTCCCCGGCGCAGATCCCCGGGATCACTAAGCATGGCGAGCACTGGTACAACTTCTGGCAGGATGAGAAAAACCCGCGCGGTCTGCTGCGCCGCACCACCCTTGAGGAGTACCGCAAGGCCGAGCCTACGTGGGAAACCGTGCTGGACATCGACGCGCTGGGCGCAGCCGAAGGGCAGGACTGGGTGTACCACGGCATGTTGCACCTCAAACCCGACTATCGCCGGGCGCTGTTAGTGCTTTCCCCAGACGGCGGCGATGCTTCGGCAGTGCGCGAGTTTGATCTGCAAACCCTCAGTTTTGTCGAGGACGGCTTTAATCTGCCGGTGGCGAAAAGCCTTATCTCGTGGATTGATCACGACCACCTGTTTGTCGCCACCGATTTTGGCGAAGACTCGATGACCACCTCGGGCTACCCGCGCACGGTGAAAATCTGGCAGCGCGGCACGCCGCTCAGTGCCGCTGTCACCCAGTTTAGCGCACAGAAAAGTGACATGATGGCGTTGGGGTATCACGCCGATAGCACGGGCTTTGAGCAGGACTTTATCATTCGGGTGATCGACTTCTATCGTCGTGAAGCCTTTTTGATTGATGCCGAGCAGGGGCTGGTGGCCGTCGATTTACCCGCCGACGCCAAATTCAGCCTGTGGCGCGAGTGGATGATTGTCGAGCCGTCGAGTGAGTGGCAGGTTGGGGGCGAAACCTATCCGTCTGGCTCGCTGTTGGCGATTGATTTCGCAGACTTTATGGCCGGAAAGCGCCAGATGACCAGACTGTTTGTGCCGGGGGAAACCACGGCGCTTAGCGGCTACTCCTCGACCCGCGACCACTTTATTATTAGCGTGACCCAAGACGTGGTGAACCAGCTGGAAGTGTTGACCCCGCGCGAAGGGGAGTGGCTGCGCGAAAGCATTGGCGACGCGCCTGATCTGAGCGAAATCCAGATTTATGGCATCGACGAAGAGACGAACGACTACTTCATGACGGTCAGCGGCTTCTTGCAGCCGACCACGCTGTACATCGGTAGTCTGGACGATAGCCAGTCGCCACCGGAGGTTCTCAAGCAGGACCCGGCGCACTTCGACGCCTCGGGGTATCAGGTGAGCCAGCACTTCGCCCAGTCTGACGATGGCACCCGCGTGCCGTACTTCGTGGTGTCGAGCAAAGAGGTGGTGTACGACGGTAAAAATCCGACGCTGCTGTATGGCTACGGCGGTTTTGAAATCTCGCTCACGCCTTATTATCTCGGCACCAGCGGCCTGTCGTGGCTCAATCGCGGCGGCGTGTATGTGTTAGCGAATATTCGCGGCGGCGGCGAATACGGCCCGCGCTGGCACCAGGCCGCGCTCAAAGAGAATCGCCTGCGCGCCTATGAAGATTTTTCCTCAGTGGCCAAGGCGCTAATCGCCAGTAACATCACGTCGGCCAAGCATCTGGCGGCGGAGGGCGGCAGCAACGGCGGCCTGCTGGTGGGCAATATGCTGACACTTTACCCTGAACTCTTTGGCGCGATTGTTTGTGAAGTGGCCCTGCTCGATATGCAGCGCTACACGCAGATCTCCGCCGGGGCATCGTGGATTGCCGAGTACGGCGACCCTGCAATCCCGGAAGAGTGGGCGTTTATTCGGCAATTCTCGCCTTACCACAATCTGGATGCCGGCAAAAAGTACCCGCCAATCCTGATAACCACCGCCACCAGCGACGACCGCGTTGGCCCCGGCCACGCGCGTAAAATGGCCGCAAAAATGCAGCAGTTAGGCATTCCTGACGTCTGGTTCTTTGAAAACACCGAAGGCGGCCACAGCGCGGCGGCAGACAAAGCCCAGTCCGCCTTCAAGGGCGCTATGGTCAGTGAGTTCTTACTGCACTATATCGGCCGCGACGCGCACTAA
- a CDS encoding ABC transporter substrate-binding protein, translated as MLKNTVRTLSVAGLLATSFASFATTYPLNVTDLDGQKLTFEKAPQRIILQDGRDILSLAVLDKSNPFQHVVAWNNLLKKTDIGTWDMLKSKWPSADKILDMGFSDKGQVDLETVIAQKPDLMIAQLRAKASLQQAGVLDKLKSLNIPVLFVDYELDPAKDTAPSIDLLGKVLNQEKNAKAYSDFYTQHYQHLQQVVAAVNPKPKVFVEAIAGRSDSCCFTHGDAGWGKLVKAVGATNIGTELLPGASGDVSLEKVISMKPDAYIMTGSSRPSNGSVSHILPLGYGAEQASVDKEAKALLARNGISQISAVTDNRAYGIYHQFYNHPYNIVGMEYLAKFIYPQQFKDLDPAKTYRDLVRNYTDLPDTGFIFGWSQAK; from the coding sequence ATGCTCAAGAATACTGTCCGCACGCTTTCTGTTGCCGGCCTGCTCGCTACCTCCTTTGCCAGTTTCGCTACTACTTATCCGTTGAATGTGACTGACCTTGATGGTCAAAAGCTCACTTTTGAAAAAGCGCCGCAGCGTATTATTTTGCAGGATGGTCGCGATATTCTCTCTCTGGCGGTGTTGGATAAATCCAATCCGTTCCAGCACGTGGTGGCGTGGAATAACCTGCTGAAGAAAACCGATATCGGCACCTGGGACATGCTGAAAAGCAAATGGCCGAGCGCGGACAAGATCCTCGACATGGGCTTTAGCGACAAAGGTCAGGTGGATCTCGAGACGGTGATTGCTCAGAAGCCTGACCTGATGATTGCCCAGCTGCGTGCCAAAGCGTCTCTGCAACAGGCGGGCGTGCTGGATAAACTCAAGTCCCTGAATATCCCGGTGCTGTTTGTTGATTATGAGCTGGACCCGGCCAAGGACACCGCGCCAAGCATCGACCTGCTGGGTAAAGTGCTGAACCAAGAGAAAAACGCCAAAGCCTATTCTGATTTCTACACCCAGCACTACCAGCATCTCCAACAGGTGGTGGCGGCGGTGAATCCAAAACCTAAAGTCTTTGTGGAAGCCATTGCGGGCCGCTCCGACTCTTGCTGCTTTACCCACGGCGACGCGGGCTGGGGCAAGTTGGTGAAAGCCGTGGGGGCGACCAATATCGGCACCGAACTGCTGCCGGGCGCGTCTGGCGATGTGTCGCTGGAGAAGGTGATCAGCATGAAGCCTGATGCCTACATCATGACCGGCTCATCACGCCCAAGTAACGGCAGCGTGTCGCACATCCTGCCGCTGGGCTACGGCGCAGAGCAGGCCAGCGTGGATAAAGAAGCCAAGGCGCTGCTGGCGCGCAACGGCATTTCGCAGATTTCTGCCGTGACCGACAATCGCGCCTATGGCATCTATCACCAGTTCTACAACCATCCGTACAACATCGTCGGCATGGAATATCTGGCGAAATTTATCTATCCGCAGCAGTTTAAAGATCTCGACCCAGCGAAGACTTACCGCGATCTGGTGCGCAACTACACCGACCTGCCGGACACCGGCTTTATCTTCGGTTGGTCGCAAGCCAAGTAA
- a CDS encoding DUF2076 domain-containing protein has translation MQSEEQRLIEGLFSRLQQAESATAPRDAEAERVIQACVSKQPAAPYYMAQAMIIQEAALTKLNQQIQAQQQQIAQLQEQAKNARPQSTGFLAGLFGGGAASQAQPQAAPQSNSGSQPIPGTSGWDNRGQQQGYQQQQPYQQATPQQAAPQQPGFLGSALRTAAGVAGGVVLAEMLTGMFHQSQPQEIVNIIEEPPVQNLNDTDNGFLGNNDVQQSDFQQQDFNSGQPSWQDASLRDDNSDLGFGSDSFDSSDYSNDDDDSFF, from the coding sequence ATGCAATCTGAAGAACAGCGTTTAATCGAAGGGCTTTTTAGTCGTCTGCAACAGGCTGAGTCCGCAACGGCACCGCGTGATGCCGAGGCAGAGCGCGTGATTCAGGCCTGCGTCAGCAAGCAGCCCGCTGCGCCTTACTACATGGCGCAGGCGATGATTATTCAAGAAGCGGCGTTGACTAAGCTGAATCAGCAGATTCAGGCGCAACAGCAGCAGATAGCGCAACTGCAAGAGCAGGCGAAGAACGCCCGCCCACAGAGCACCGGTTTCTTGGCCGGGCTGTTTGGCGGCGGCGCGGCGTCACAGGCGCAGCCTCAGGCCGCACCGCAGAGCAACTCAGGCAGCCAGCCGATCCCAGGCACCAGCGGTTGGGACAACCGTGGGCAGCAGCAGGGCTACCAGCAGCAACAGCCCTACCAGCAGGCGACTCCACAGCAGGCCGCGCCTCAACAGCCGGGCTTTTTGGGCAGCGCGCTGCGTACCGCCGCGGGCGTGGCGGGTGGGGTGGTGTTAGCTGAGATGCTGACCGGCATGTTCCATCAGAGCCAGCCACAGGAGATTGTGAATATTATCGAAGAGCCGCCGGTGCAGAATCTGAACGACACTGACAACGGTTTCCTCGGCAATAATGACGTCCAGCAGTCTGATTTCCAGCAGCAGGATTTCAACAGCGGGCAGCCTTCATGGCAGGACGCCTCCCTGCGTGATGATAATTCAGACTTAGGATTTGGCTCGGACAGCTTTGACTCTTCCGATTACAGTAATGATGACGACGACTCCTTCTTTTGA
- the cspE gene encoding transcription antiterminator/RNA stability regulator CspE: MSKIKGSVKWFNESKGFGFITPEDGSKDVFVHFSAISSNGFKTLAEGQRVEFEITQGAKGPSAADVKPI, translated from the coding sequence ATGTCAAAGATTAAAGGTAGCGTTAAGTGGTTCAATGAATCTAAAGGTTTTGGTTTCATTACCCCTGAAGATGGCAGCAAAGATGTTTTCGTGCACTTCTCTGCTATTTCCAGCAACGGTTTCAAAACCCTCGCTGAAGGCCAACGTGTAGAGTTCGAAATCACACAGGGCGCCAAAGGCCCATCGGCTGCTGACGTTAAACCTATCTAA